In the genome of Bacteroidota bacterium, one region contains:
- a CDS encoding DUF3857 domain-containing protein has translation MKNSILLFLLLLITVKISAQEPFYKSYSWDEKADYKSYNLDPASEKDIISLKDKIVTEFYFNDDDNLVEFYLEHNAYWLNSDEKIEEFNKIYLPYNSGSELLTSKARVINKEGKVIELDDSKILTAQNEETKEEYKYYAIEGIEKGSVIEYYFIVKKFPSYRGKRMTFQESYEKRNIEFDLFSPSNLIFDFKSYNGLQDIEQDTLSEDKLHWKLSVDKIEELENEERSPYDASKQYLVYKLDQNKYSNVHGISSYDNVSENLYKLLFQELSKSEASNVKKLIKNAGAKKKEDASSSIRALENYIKSNFYFSEINSEESKDISSVIKSKTGSEIGLLKVYIAALNSIGIPTEVVLTSNRFNLRFDDDYEAYNFLTDYLLYFPTVDKYTSIKELESRMGFPPIQFTDNYGLFIKEVAVGNYKSGVGQIKYITAPSAEDSEDNMTIDISFDTDKEMQSIIKLEREFKGYNAVFIQPFVNLIDKEAIDGLYDEIIKSISESITIKNKEVKNDKSELFGVKPFIIIADIESDAFVNKAGRKYLFKLGELIGPQMEMYQEDERVLPLEGEFNKTYNRVININIPEGYKISNIDDINIHHYYEKSKEERLFEFHSYYELKENILTVHANEYYRENKVEPKVFEDYRKVINGAADFNKIVLILEPEEKI, from the coding sequence ATGAAAAATAGCATATTACTATTCTTACTCTTACTTATTACAGTAAAAATTTCTGCCCAGGAACCATTTTACAAATCTTATTCCTGGGATGAAAAAGCCGACTATAAAAGCTATAATTTAGACCCCGCATCAGAAAAGGATATTATCTCACTAAAAGATAAAATAGTGACCGAATTTTATTTTAATGATGATGACAACCTTGTGGAATTCTATCTGGAACACAATGCTTACTGGTTAAATTCAGATGAAAAAATAGAGGAATTCAACAAAATATATCTCCCCTACAATTCAGGCTCCGAATTATTAACCAGCAAAGCCAGGGTAATTAATAAAGAAGGAAAAGTAATAGAACTTGACGATTCAAAAATACTAACGGCTCAAAACGAAGAGACAAAAGAAGAATATAAATACTACGCAATCGAAGGTATTGAAAAAGGAAGCGTTATTGAGTATTATTTTATTGTTAAAAAATTCCCTTCATACAGAGGAAAAAGGATGACCTTTCAGGAATCGTACGAAAAGCGAAATATTGAGTTTGATTTATTCTCGCCAAGTAACCTGATATTCGATTTTAAGAGCTACAACGGACTTCAGGACATTGAACAGGACACCTTATCGGAAGATAAGCTACATTGGAAGTTATCTGTTGATAAAATTGAAGAACTGGAAAATGAAGAAAGATCACCTTATGATGCTTCCAAACAATATTTAGTTTACAAGCTCGACCAAAATAAATATTCGAACGTTCATGGAATATCATCGTATGACAATGTATCTGAAAATCTGTATAAATTATTATTTCAGGAGTTGTCAAAAAGTGAAGCCTCAAATGTAAAGAAGCTAATTAAAAATGCGGGAGCAAAAAAGAAAGAGGATGCCTCATCAAGTATCAGAGCGCTGGAAAACTATATAAAAAGTAATTTCTATTTTTCTGAGATTAACAGTGAAGAATCTAAAGACATAAGCTCCGTTATTAAAAGTAAAACCGGATCGGAAATAGGACTGCTGAAAGTTTATATCGCAGCGTTAAACAGCATAGGTATTCCAACAGAAGTTGTTTTAACAAGTAACAGATTTAACCTCAGATTCGATGATGATTATGAAGCATATAACTTCCTAACCGATTATCTGCTATATTTCCCAACGGTCGATAAATATACTTCGATTAAAGAACTGGAGTCGCGAATGGGCTTTCCTCCAATACAATTTACCGATAACTACGGTTTGTTTATTAAAGAAGTTGCCGTTGGAAATTACAAAAGTGGTGTTGGGCAAATTAAATATATAACTGCTCCTTCGGCAGAAGATTCGGAGGATAATATGACAATAGATATTTCTTTCGATACGGACAAAGAAATGCAAAGTATTATAAAACTTGAGCGGGAATTTAAAGGTTATAATGCTGTATTTATTCAACCTTTTGTAAACCTTATAGATAAAGAAGCAATTGATGGTTTATACGATGAAATTATTAAATCTATCAGCGAGAGCATCACAATAAAAAATAAGGAAGTAAAAAATGATAAGTCAGAGTTGTTTGGAGTTAAACCATTTATAATTATCGCCGATATTGAAAGCGATGCCTTTGTGAATAAAGCCGGCAGAAAATACCTGTTCAAATTAGGAGAACTTATCGGTCCGCAAATGGAAATGTATCAGGAAGATGAGCGTGTATTGCCTTTGGAAGGTGAATTTAATAAAACTTATAACAGGGTTATCAATATTAATATACCCGAAGGCTATAAAATTTCGAACATCGACGACATAAATATCCACCACTACTACGAAAAGAGTAAAGAGGAAAGGTTATTTGAATTTCACTCATATTATGAGCTAAAAGAAAATATACTGACTGTTCATGCAAACGAATATTACAGGGAAAACAAAGTTGAACCAAAAGTATTCGAAGACTACAGGAAAGTAATTAACGGTGCTGCCGATTTCAACAAGATTGTACTTATTTTAGAACCGGAAGAAAAGATCTGA